Proteins encoded within one genomic window of Homalodisca vitripennis isolate AUS2020 unplaced genomic scaffold, UT_GWSS_2.1 ScUCBcl_8921;HRSCAF=17236, whole genome shotgun sequence:
- the LOC124374530 gene encoding adhesive plaque matrix protein-like has product MRPRRQRDQQTTYLEGQEQQSTNLIGREHPIQVPRRPRTAILTYLEGQEQQSTYPRRAENSNPLTSKAKNSNTTYREGREQQSTYLEGRDQQFHLPSKAENSSILLTHEGQEQQSHLPRRQRTAIHLPRRPRTSITLTVEGKENSNPLTIEGQERGNPLTSKAAEHQSTYLEAPRSAIPLTSKAKNSNTTLPRRQRTAIPSNPRRPRTSNPLTSKARQHTIPRYRRRPRTAIHLPQRPRTAIQVPRRPRNSNPLTSKAEISKSTYAPRPRSAIPYVLSKAEISNPPYFKGQDQQSTYSLRLKTANPLTSKAENSKPLTSKGPRTSNPLFTSKGRYPAIH; this is encoded by the coding sequence ATGAGGCCTCGAAGACAACGAGATCAGCAAACCACTTACCTCGAAGGCCAAGAACAGCAATCCACTAACCTCATAGGCCGAGAACACCCAATCCAAGTACCTCGAAGGCCAAGAACAGCAATCCTCACTTACCTCGAAGGCCAAGAACAGCAATCCACTTACCCTCGAAGGGCAGAGAACAGCAATCCACTTACCTCGAAGGCCAAGAACAGCAATACCACTTACCGCGAAGGCAGAGAACAGCAATCCACTTACCTCGAAGGCCGAGATCAGCAATTCCACTTACCGTCGAAGGCAGAGAACAGCAGCATCCTACTTACCCACGAAGGCCAAGAACAGCAATCCCACTTACCACGAAGGCAGAGAACAGCAATCCACTTACCTCGAAGGCCAAGAACATCAATCACACTTACCGTCGAAGGCAAAGAAAACAGCAATCCACTTACCATCGAAGGCCAAGAACGAGGCAATCCACTTACCTCGAAGGCAGCAGAACATCAATCCACTTACCTCGAAGCGCCGAGATCAGCAATTCCACTTACCTCGAAGGCCAAGAACAGCAATACCACTTTACCTCGAAGGCAGAGAACAGCAATTCCAAGTAACCCGCGAAGGCCAAGAACAAGCAATCCACTTACCTCAAAGGCCCGACAACACACCATTCCAAGATACCGTCGAAGGCCAAGAACAGCAATCCACTTACCTCAAAGGCCGAGAACAGCAATCCAAGTACCTCGAAGGCCAAGAAACAGCAATCCACTTACCTCAAAGGCCGAGATCAGCAAATCCACTTACGCTCCAAGGCCGAGATCAGCAATCCCATACGTACTTTCAAAGGCCGAGATCAGCAATCCACCTTACTTCAAAGGCCAAGATCAGCAATCCACTTACTCTCTAAGACTGAAAACAGCAAATCCACTTACCTCAAAGGCCGAGAACAGCAAACCACTTACCTCAAAAGGCCCGAGAACCAGCAATCCACTTTTTACCTCAAAAGGCCGATATCCAGCAATTCAC